In Oxyura jamaicensis isolate SHBP4307 breed ruddy duck chromosome 20, BPBGC_Ojam_1.0, whole genome shotgun sequence, the following are encoded in one genomic region:
- the RAB5IF gene encoding respirasome Complex Assembly Factor 1 — protein sequence MSGARRREEPPHAQQHAVPDGGAGPRGSAWGRALRSDSAWHDKDEFLDVIYWFRQIIAVILGIIWGVVPLKGFVGIAIFCLINAGVLYLYFSSFQQIDEEEYGGTWELTKEGFMTSFALFLVVWIIFYTAIHYD from the exons ATGAGCGGCGCGCGGCGCAGGGAGGAGCCGCCGCACGCGCAGCAGCACGCGGTGCCCGacggcggcgcggggccgcggggctcAGCCTGGGGCAGGGCGCTGCGCAGCGACTCCGCCTGGCACGACAAG GATGAGTTTTTAGATGTGATCTACTGGTTCCGGCAGATCATTGCAGTTATTTTGGGAATCATCTGGGGAGTAGTTCCTCTGAAAGGATTCGTGGGAATAGCAAT ATTCTGTCTGATCAATGCTGGTGTTCTGTATCTCTACTTCAGTAGCTTCCAGCAGATAGATGAGGAGGAGTATGGTGGCACATGGGAGCTGACAAAGGAAGGATTCATGACATCTTTTGCGCTGTTTCTG GTTGTTTGGATAATCTTCTATACTGCCATCCACTATGATTGA
- the MYL9 gene encoding myosin regulatory light polypeptide 9, which produces MSSKRAKAKTTKKRPQRATSNVFAMFDQSQIQEFKEAFNMIDQNRDGFIDKEDLHDMLASMGKNPTDEYLEGMMSEAPGPINFTMFLTMFGEKLNGTDPEDVIRNAFACFDEEASGFIHEDHLRELLTTMGDRFTDEEVDEMYREAPIDKKGNFNYVEFTRILKHGAKDKDD; this is translated from the exons ATGTCCAGCAAACGTGCCAAAGCCAAGACCACCAAGAAGCGCCCACAGCGCGCCACCTCCAATGTCTTTGCCATGTTTGATCAGTCACAGATCCAGGAGTTCAAGGAAGCCTTCAACATGATCGACCAGAATCGCGATGGGTTCATTGACAAGGAGGATCTGCATGACATGCTGGCTTCCATGG GAAAGAACCCCACCGACGAGTACCTGGAGGGCATGATGAGCGAGGCACCAGGGCCCATCAACTTCACCATGTTCCTCACCATGTTTGGGGAGAAGCTGAATGGCACCGACCCAGAGGATGTCATCCGCAATGCCTTCGCCTGCTTCGACGAAGAGGCATCAG GGTTCATTCACGAGGACCATCTGCGTGAGCTGCTGACCACCATGGGAGACAGGTTCACCGATGAGGAGGTGGATGAGATGTACCGGGAGGCGCCCATCGACAAGAAGGGCAACTTCAACTATGTGGAGTTCACCCGCATCCTGAAGCACGGGGCCAAGGACAAAGATGATTAG